Proteins from one Solenopsis invicta isolate M01_SB chromosome 11, UNIL_Sinv_3.0, whole genome shotgun sequence genomic window:
- the LOC105196981 gene encoding cytochrome P450 18a1, whose product MLVKQSVLWLWWTLGGNNFEVFYSLLIFIGGAATVSRILRLKRSLALPPGPWGCPIRGYLPNMTGPTHLKFKKLADDFGKIFSVSFGSDVIVVLSDYQKIREMFSKEEYTGRPHTDFMNIINGYGIVNTEGALWSEQRKFLHDKLRKFGMMNSGMGRANMEKRIMCEVDMFLQELRTRKEEPTNISSPLAVAISNVICSLTMGVRFSNDDPKFKRFMDLIDEGFKLFGKLTYANHIPILRYLPGINGIRNKISQNRAEMVEFFQQIIDDHRTHWKLNGTDGLIQMSDIRDIVDAYLYEIQEAEREGRDHELFQGKDKDRQMQQIMGDLFSAGMETVKNTLEWSMVFMLNYPEAAKAVQKELDEKVGRTRLPLLKDLPDLPITDATIQEILRRSTLVPLGTTHATTRDVSLDNYTLPAGTHVIPLLYKVHMDPTLWDEPEAFRPSRFLSEDKTTVNKPKYFMPFGAGRRICLGETLARMEIFLFFSSMMHMFHLNLPKDASPPSLEGNVGITISPKSFEVCLQYRGLDQDCGSNGPLRNIGSH is encoded by the exons ATGTTGGTAAAGCAAAGTGTGCTGTGGTTGTGGTGGACGCTGGGTGGAAACAATTTCGAGGTCTTTTACTCCCTTCTAATATTCATCGGTGGTGCTGCAACGGTGTCGCGCATACTACGGTTGAAACGTAGTCTCGCCTTGCCGCCTGGTCCATGGGGGTGCCCGATCAGAGGCTACTTACCCAACATGACGGGCCCCACGCACTTGAAGTTCAAGAAATTGGCCGACGACTTTGGTAAAATATTCAGTGTCTCCTTTGGATCTGATGTGATCGTCGTTCTCAGCGATTATCAGAAGATACGCGAAATGTTCAGCAAGGAGGAGTACACCGGCAGACCGCACACAGATTTCATGAACATCATCAATGGATACG GCATCGTTAATACAGAGGGTGCCCTGTGGAGCGAGCAGAGGAAATTTCTTCACGATAAACTTAGAAAGTTCGGCATGATGAATTCTGGCATGGGCAGGGCAAATATGGAAAAGAGAATCATG TGCGAGGTTGACATGTTTCTTCAAGAATTGAGAACGCGGAAGGAGGAGCCTACAAATATTTCATCCCCTCTTGCTGTGGCGATCAGCAATGTGATTTGTTCCCTCACAATGGGCGTGCGCTTCAGCAACGATGATCCGAAATTTAAAAGATTCATGGATCTCATTGACGAGGGATTCAAACTTTTTGGGAAATTGACGTACGCGAATCATATACCGATATTGCGCTACTTGCCAGGGATTAACGGCATCCGAAATAAGATCTCGCAGAATCGAGCAGAAATGGTTGAGTTCTTCCAACAGATCATCGATGATCACAGAACTCATTGGAAACTCAATGGAACCGACGGACTCATTCAGATGAGCGATATTCGCGACATTGTTGATGCGTATCTGTACGAAATTCAAGAAGCGGAAAGAGAAGGCCGAGATCACGAACTCTTTCAGGGCAAAGATAAAG atCGTCAAATGCAACAAATTATGGGCGACCTCTTCTCAGCTGGCATGGAAACGGTGAAGAACACCTTGGAGTGGTCAATGGTTTTCATGCTGAATTACCCGGAAGCGGCAAAGGCGGTGCAGAAAGAATTGGACGAGAAAGTAGGAAGAACGAGATTGCCTTTATTAAAGGACCTTCCCGATCTTCCGATCACCGACGCGACAATTCAAGAGATCCTTCGCAGATCCACTCTCGTGCCGCTTGGAACCACGCACGCCACTACACG AGATGTGTCATTGGACAACTATACGCTACCAGCTGGTACTCACGTAATACCTTTGCTGTACAAGGTGCACATGGATCCGACACTTTGGGATGAGCCGGAAGCCTTCCGACCTAGTCGTTTTCTCTCCGAGGATAAGACAACAGTTAACAAGCCAAAATACTTCATGCCCTTCGGTGCCGGTAGACGAATATGCCTAGGCGAGACGCTGGCACGCATGGAAATCTTTCTGTTCTTCAGTTCGATGATGCACATGTTTCATCTGAACCTGCCCAAGGACGCCTCACCGCCCAGCTTGGAGGGCAATGTCGGCATCACGATATCACCGAAATCTTTTGAAGTTTGCTTACAGTACAGAGGTCTTGATCAGGACTGCGGTAGCAACGGGCCCCTGCGTAATATCGGCAGCCATTAA